A segment of the Siphonobacter curvatus genome:
CTTGATGGACAAAGCCGTATGCGTCAGTAAGCGTTTGGCTTCAATGATAATTCGTTCGTAAAGCAACTGGCTGGCCGTTTTGCCCAGTAGTGTTTTACAGATATTATTGAGGTGGTTCGGACTGATGTGTAATTGTTCAGCATACGTTTTCACTTCCCGAATGTCCAGAAACTGTTCTTCCAGTAATTCTTCGTACTGCCGGATGCGGTCGTAGTAGTGGGTCGATTCCCCTGGCCACTGGTTTTGATACACCCGGTTCGCCTTTTCCAGGATAATGTGTAAGTACGAGAGAAACACCTCCGATCGGTTGACTTCCGCCGCCGTATATTCCTGATACATCAGCTCGTACAGGGATACAAACGTTTCGTCCGCCACTTCCAGTAAGGGTCGATGCTGGTGGGAGTGATAAAAAGGATACGCAAAGAGGCGATTGGGGAAACGGCTACGAAAGTAGTTCGGCTCGAAAAAAAGATTATAGCCTTTAATGTCCGGTGAAAGCTCCCAGCTGTGTACCTGACCCGGCGTTAGAAAATACAATTGGTGAGGTCCCACCTCGTACGTACGAAAGTCGATGGTATGCGTTCCCTTCCCCTCCTTGATCCACATCAGCAGATAAAACGTGTGGGAATGTGATTTGTCAATGCCCTTGAATTCACGTACCAGTTTTTCGAGCGGGGTCATGAAAAAGGGTACGTCGGGTTCATGCCGCTGGAAGGCTTGAATATTATAGGTAGGAAATTCGGTGCTCATACATTTCAGTTCAAGCCTAGGGGTTTTAAGTAAACGGTTGATGCCTGGACAATGTTCGGGAGAAAATCAACGAAGGCAAGGTTATTCGATGATTTTAGCGATAAGCCAGTCTTAAGAATGGTACTGCCCGGTAGCGATTCATTTTCATTCACTAAACGCAAAATCGCAGCACCTAAGCCTAAACTTGCTTACTTTTGTACCACACTTTTATCCCTAGTACACCATGGAAAGTCTTCAGAATGACGCTCTTTTGGACGAAATCCCATCGCTGGACCTAGCTGATTTTACCTCGGGTGATGCCGAGCGAAAAGCCAAGTTCGTAGCCGATCTGGGCCGGGCGTTTAACAATATCGGTTTCGTTGCGATTAAAAACCACGGTCTTACGGCTGAGCTGCAGGACCAACTATACGCAGCAGTAAAGGAATTCTTCTTTAAAGCTGACGACTACAAAAGAAAATACGAAGTGCCGGGTATTGCCGGGCAGCGGGGTTACGTGGGTAAGGGGAAAGAAACCGCCAAAGGTTTCAAAGTAGCCGATCTGAAAGAATTTTACCACGTCGGCCAGCCCCATCCGACGACGGACGACGGTGATTCGGTCTGGGCAGATTATCCCAAAAATGTATTTCCAGAAGACCTACCGGCTTTTGAACAGTATACCGTAAAAACGTATCAGACGTTTGAACAAACGGGAAAAACGCTGCTACGGGCCATTGCTCTGTATCTGGAACTACCCGAGGATTACTTCGAGGACAAAGTGAAGCATGGCAACAGCATTTTACGGGCTTTGCATTACTTCCCCCTCGACCCCAATGTAGTGGAACCCGGAGCGGTACGGGCCGCGGCTCACGGTGATATTAACCTGATTACGCTGCTGATGGGAGCCAGTGCCGAAGGACTCGAGGTACTACGTCGGGACGGAGCATGGATTGGTATTACGGCCCTGCCCGACCAGATCATCGTTAATGTGGGCGACATGCTCGACCGCCTCACCAATCACAAACTGAAGTCGACGATTCACCGGGTGGTTAATCCTTCGCGGGAAAAAATGAACACATCCCGGTTCTCGATTCCCTTCTTTATGCACCCTCGCTCGGAGATGAATTTGACTTCACTGGAGAGCTGTATTGATACGCAACATCCTAAACTCTATACGGACATGACCGCCGGAGAGTTTCTGGACGAACGCCTGCTGGAGTTAGGCCTTAAAAAGTAGTACGTTTCAGGGGCAGTACTTGCATCACTGCCCCTGACTTGAGCTTTCACTCATAGGCTTGGGTTGAAATGCATTCCTTTAAATTTGCCAGTACATTTTGCCTCATCAAAGAACCCGATTTTTTAATCGATTACGCTACTAGCTCCTTCGACTTTTGAGTATCTCCTCTTCTAGTTCAGCTTACACTTCTTGCTGTGAAGAGCAATCCCAACGTATAGGAACAAGATCGGATTTATGGAGGATTCTATTACGATGCTTCCCAGCACTTCAAATTGAGCTTGGGCTATATTTACCAGATTCGGCAACGAAATTCAGGGAAAGCAACATGCGGTATGAGATCTTGGCACTCGGTAGTCTGGGACTATTAAAAAAAGCACAAGCTCAAACCGCAGAATAGTTGACCAGGTTTCTGTACTTTAAGCAGTAAAACGCGGAAATCGATCAGCCTTTAGGTTATTTACAAAATCAGGCCTGCTAGTGAAAACGATTAGTTGAGCGTGCTAAGAATGGCTACAACAGCAGAAAGAATAATCAGCCAATGAACAATTATACCAATCGTCAGCTTTTTGGTAAGAATAAAAAGAAATCCAAAAAAGAGGCCCATGCTGAAGAACCAGCTAAACTGAGGAATAGCTTTAAGACCATGTTGGAAAACAAAGGGTATACTGGCTAGTATAATCGATAACCATTTGTTAATTCTATAACCCATTAAACTATTTATCGCAAAGCCACGGTAAACCATTTCTTCCGAAAGACCCGCGAAAAGTCCCATCAGAATAAAAATAATCCTCTGTCTTAAATTAGTGGGCGTCAGGTTAGCAAAATCAGAGAGCCTAGAAGGATCTATTGGACCTGATTGTAAACTAATTTCTATTGTGATTAGTAGGAGTAATGAGCATAGTAGATACCCCCCTATCATCTTTTTTGAATGGTTTACATCCAATCTATAACCTATAGCTTCAAGTGTATAACCCTCAGATGACAGGATATAAGTAATAATTTTGATCTGAATGATATACCAAATCGTAATTAGTATCCAGAAAACCGAAAAGAAATCCCAACCAGTAAAGGAAAATAGATCTCGTTGTAAAAGTATTAATGATAGTAAATAAGAAATAATAGGAAACCCAATTAATACCAGGAGAGTCTTCCAAACGGGCAATCTCACTGCTTTATTTACGTTATTCATTGTTATTTTGTCTTTGGTTTTCCAAATGACAAAACTAGTAAGAACCGATCTGCTAGAAATTACCAGAGGGTAACTAGTTAACTTTTTCAGACCGAATACGACTCAAGCTTTGTGGAGTAATGCCTAAGTAAGAAGCCATATATTTTAAGGGAATTCGATCAACCTCTCGATGTTGTTGACTAGCTTCTAAATATCTCTCTTTAGCTTTTTTAGACAATAAATCGACTTGCTGTCTTACTTTTTCTATATACGATTTCTCAAGCGATTTCAATGTAACAACATATCCGTAGGCGTTAGGCTTAAATACTTCCTGAAAACGCTGATAAGGTATTCTGAACACGGTGCCAGCTTGAAAAAGTCGAATTTCAGTATCGGTTGTTGATTGGAGAACGAAAGATGGATAATCCATGATGAAATCATTCTCAAAATAGAGATCGGTGCAGATATAGTTATTTTTTCGCCAAATCAATACCCCACCCGCTCCACTGAGCAACAGGCTAAAATATTTTTCTTGTGTGCCAGCGTGCTTTAGAATGGTCTCGCCAGGAAAATGATCAACCGTACCTAATTTTGAAAAGTTTTCCCAAATTTCCAGATCCAGCTCGATAATTGGATCAAATGCCTTTTTTAAGCGAATAGCAATCATTGTTCGTAGAGGTGTTTTACATCGTTGGATTTGAACCAGTCCGCTACCGGGCAGTCGGGGCTATCTCTGGACTGGTTAGAATGCACATAATGGCTTAATTAAATAGGGGATAATGTCTTAATTTTAATTATTTTCTTAGAAGTTAACTATGCCAATAAAGCAGGTCTTAACTTTCTAACATGCGACTTTTTGGCTTTTTCTGCCTTGGCATCCCAATCAGATGCTTTGACCAAAATAGGTAAATGAAGATTTGCGATCGACTGTAATGCGAAATGCCAAAGGGAATGTTCCAGCCCGATTGGTTTCTTCCGTAACACGCTTTTCAGCGAGTAGGCCATAAAAGTATTAACTTTGTAGGTGAATTTTTTTTTATCAAGTGTGGTTAATCCGTACCTACTACGCCTTTCCCTTTGAGATAACGATCGTCATAGGTACAAGAAATCGTGGTTTTGTCCGATTCAATAATTTTGTTAACTTACTGATAATCAGACAACAGCAATACAGATCAGATCACACCACATTAAACCAACAATCGCAGGGCTTTGAACCCTGGCCGGATTCATTATGAGCAAACACGGACGTATTCTGGTCGCCATGAGTGGCGGCATTGATTCTTCACTGGCAGCGGTCCTGCTGCACGAACAAGGTTACGAAGTCATTGGTATGACGATGAAAACCTGGGACTACGCCAGTTCCGGGGGCACAAAAAAAGAAACGGGCTGTTGTAGCCTCGATAGCATCAACGATGCCCGTAACGTAGCTGTACAGCTGGGCTTCCCGCACTATATCCTTGACATTCGGAATGAATTTGGAGATTACGTAATCGACCATTTCACGGGTGAATACCTGGAAGGGCGTACGCCTAACCCCTGCGTTTTGTGCAACACACACATCAAGTGGGACGCTTTGTTACGGCGGGCTGATAAGCTCGACTGCGAGTTTATTGCCACGGGTCACTACGCGAACCTGCGGGAAGGAAACGGCGGTCCGTCGCACGGTCGCCATATCGTATCGAAGGGTTTGGATACCTGGAAAGATCAGAGTTATGTACTCTGGGGGGTATCGCAGGACAGTCTGGCCCGTACCAAACTTCCTTTGGGTAATTTCCGTAAAAGTGAAATTCGAGAAATGGCCAAAGAACGCGGCTTTTTTGAGTTAGCCAGCAAGGCGGAAAGCTACGAGATCTGCTTTGTACCGGATAATGATTACCGCGGTTTCCTAAAACGCCGTATTCCTACCCTGGAAGCAGAAGTAGCCGGCGGTAACTTTGTCGATCAGGAAGGGAAAGTACTGGGCACGCACGAAGGCTATCCGTTCTACACCATTGGCCAACGCAAAGGCTTGGGTATTGCTCTGGGTTATCCCGCTTTCGTTACTGAAATTCGGAAAGACAGCAATGAAGTTGTACTGGGCCGTGACCGCGACCTGGAACGGACCGGCATGATGGTCAGTCAGCTCAATATGCAGAAATACGCCGAACTGACGCAACCCCTGGAAACGATCACGAAGATTCGTTACAAACACGAGGGAACACCGGCCATCATTACGCAAACCGGTGGGCAAATGGAAGTACGCTTCCACGAACCCGTAACCGGCGTAGCTCCGGGTCAGGCAGCCGTTTTCTACGAAGGCGACGACGTGGTAGGCGGTGGCTGGATTACTAAAGCCCTACGGTAGGTTTTAGTACCTACACAGATAAAAGAACCACGGAATTTGCAGTCAACACATCGTTTGATCGGTGTCTGGATACTGTGAATTTCGTGGTTCTCCTTTTAGATAAACTGTGTTGATGAAGTAAAAAGGTCCGTAGCAGGGTTTGCTACGGACCAAAGAAAACACTAAAACAGAGCTTCCTTTACAGGTTTATCCTGACCTAAACGCTAAACCGCAGTGGCGGACGTTTAAAAGCCTAGTACCTTTCCACTTTCCACTCCGCAATACCTCCTTCGAAGCGGATATTAATTTTCTTCTTGGCACCTGCATAACCGGGCGTTTCGTAAGCATCACCCTGACGCGTAAATCCGTTGAAATCTTTTTCCGTTAACGCTCCACGGGTGGTGATTCGGCAACCCACGGATTGCGGTACCTTGATTTTTACACTCGCCACACCCGCATTTACTTCCACGTCCGTCTGATCGGTCTTGTCACCCAGTTTCAGATCCATTTCGGTGGCTCCGGTGTGTAGACTTACCTTACTGACTTTAAAAGGCGTCAGGTCAAAATCGGCTTTTCCTGCCCCTACTTTCATGTCCAGATTCCAGAGCGGTTGTGGGTTAAGACGTACGGCAACATTGTTATGCGAGTGTTCGTCATCCCAGTTCCACTTCTTGCGGCCCTTCATGCTCAATATTACTTCGCTGGCTCCGTTTACACTCGTACTTTTCAGCGACAGATTGCCCATATCCAGATCACCATCGGCTTCTACCAACTGTTTATCTGTTGTACCCATCGTAAACTCCGCCGCTCCGCCTTCGAGTTGAAAACTAGCCGCATTAATACTATCGGTCATGGGTTCGGCCAAGTACTGCTTACCCCCACTCCGTTCTGAATCGCGGTTTTCGTACGATTCTTCGGCCTCATCGTCATGATCATCATCATCCCAGCTACCATTCCAGTGAATATTGTCCCGTACCCGGTCCCGCACTTTCGTTGCAATGAACAAGGGAACGCAGATGGCCAATAAAATCAGGGTCGCTACGGTGACGTTACGGTTCGATTTACCCCAGATCATATTTACACCCAGTACCACAAACAAGAGGGGCCAGAGTCGGAAGAGTTCACCGAAATGGAAGTCGAACCAGCCCAGATTTCGTCCCAGAAACAAAATTCCTAGTAGTACGAAAAATCCGCCGAGTAATAGATTTTTAGCATTCATAGTATGAAGGCCCGTAAGCGGTGCCCGTTAAAGAGAGATGACAGCAATAGCGTAGTTGAAGGAAAAACGTTATCAGGCAAAGGGATCAGCGGGTGGCTGAGGCGGTTGGGGTGGCTGCGGTGCAGCGGGATCGGTTGGAAAGGATCCCGTAGCTTGCGGCGGGTCGTAAGGCGGTTCTTCTTTTTTCCGAACCAATAGCCAGATACCCAGGACAATCAATGCTACGGGCCAGTATCGCCGTACCGAATGCCAGTGGATGTAAAACCACCCCAGTTCCTCGGCCAGTTTGATAATGCCGTAGGCGATAAAAGCCAGACCTACGAGTACGCGAGAAGGTGTCATGCGTGTGTTTGGTTATGGGTAAGTGTAACGCTGGTATTAGGCAATTCTTTCCTTAATCTGATCTTTGAAAATCAGTACCAGCCCAACGACGATTAATGACAGAGGCCAGGCTTTATCCCAGTCGAACCAGGTAAACTCGTCCAGTAGAAACAGGGAGCCAAACAAAATCGCGGCAATACCCCAGGCTTTCGAGTTATGCGTACGGGGCTTCGTATCCACCTCTACTGCATACACTCCTTCTACTCGTTTGGGAAGGGCAATCCATAAGATAATATAGGCAATGACGAAAGGAGCGTGCGTGAAAATGGCACCCAGTACAAACAGCACCCGCACCAGAGCTACATCGACATTTAAGTAAGCAGCCAGACCGGCGGCTACGCCACCAATCATTTTATGCGAAGGAATGCGTTCTAAACGGTTCATGACTTTATATCCTTAGTAGTGAATGATAAACGTTGAAAAAGCGGTTCATTGTTCGCTTTGTTGATTCAAAGGTGGCAATTGAATTGGTTCAACGGAAGTCAATCGGGCCGGATGGTTTCTTTCCGTGGATCAACGGACTATTTTATGGATAGAACTTGGTTATACCTAGTACCTCTAAGGTTTTTGAAGAATTACTGCGTTTTTTTCATTCTTAAATAGTAAAACAGGTATTTCTACGTAAAGAAAAGCGAGTCTACGGTATCAATTTTGTGAGATCAACCTTCTGCCTTTTCGAATTTCGCTTGTGTACATAAAAGTCATGAATCAATCATGATGATACTCCCTCTGGCATTGCTGGTTTAGAGTAAGACTATTGCCGATTCCAATAGCTATCCAACTCACAAACACGAACCCATCCAATCGGATGGGTTTCTTTTTGGATCTTAGGCTGGCCGTCTTTTTTTAACGGATCGGTTATTGAACCTTTGTATTATGCCCTATACTGCTCTCATTACCGGAGCCAACTCTGGCCTTGGACTGGCCACTGCTCAGGCTCTAGCCCGTCAGAATTTTGATCTGATTTTCCTGGTACGTTCGCGTGAGAAAGGCGAATGGGCCCGTCAGCAAGTACTTCAGCAGTCCCCACAGGCCCGTATCGAATTGTTCTTCGCCGACCTCACCAACCTGGCCTCTTTACGTCAGGCGGCCGAAGCTATTCACCAACGCTACGACCATATTGACCGGCT
Coding sequences within it:
- a CDS encoding helix-turn-helix domain-containing protein; its protein translation is MSTEFPTYNIQAFQRHEPDVPFFMTPLEKLVREFKGIDKSHSHTFYLLMWIKEGKGTHTIDFRTYEVGPHQLYFLTPGQVHSWELSPDIKGYNLFFEPNYFRSRFPNRLFAYPFYHSHQHRPLLEVADETFVSLYELMYQEYTAAEVNRSEVFLSYLHIILEKANRVYQNQWPGESTHYYDRIRQYEELLEEQFLDIREVKTYAEQLHISPNHLNNICKTLLGKTASQLLYERIIIEAKRLLTHTALSIKEIGYLLHFEDPSYFVRFFRTHTGQTPLDFRESQNR
- a CDS encoding isopenicillin N synthase family dioxygenase; protein product: MESLQNDALLDEIPSLDLADFTSGDAERKAKFVADLGRAFNNIGFVAIKNHGLTAELQDQLYAAVKEFFFKADDYKRKYEVPGIAGQRGYVGKGKETAKGFKVADLKEFYHVGQPHPTTDDGDSVWADYPKNVFPEDLPAFEQYTVKTYQTFEQTGKTLLRAIALYLELPEDYFEDKVKHGNSILRALHYFPLDPNVVEPGAVRAAAHGDINLITLLMGASAEGLEVLRRDGAWIGITALPDQIIVNVGDMLDRLTNHKLKSTIHRVVNPSREKMNTSRFSIPFFMHPRSEMNLTSLESCIDTQHPKLYTDMTAGEFLDERLLELGLKK
- a CDS encoding CPBP family intramembrane glutamic endopeptidase, whose protein sequence is MNNVNKAVRLPVWKTLLVLIGFPIISYLLSLILLQRDLFSFTGWDFFSVFWILITIWYIIQIKIITYILSSEGYTLEAIGYRLDVNHSKKMIGGYLLCSLLLLITIEISLQSGPIDPSRLSDFANLTPTNLRQRIIFILMGLFAGLSEEMVYRGFAINSLMGYRINKWLSIILASIPFVFQHGLKAIPQFSWFFSMGLFFGFLFILTKKLTIGIIVHWLIILSAVVAILSTLN
- a CDS encoding Crp/Fnr family transcriptional regulator, which encodes MIAIRLKKAFDPIIELDLEIWENFSKLGTVDHFPGETILKHAGTQEKYFSLLLSGAGGVLIWRKNNYICTDLYFENDFIMDYPSFVLQSTTDTEIRLFQAGTVFRIPYQRFQEVFKPNAYGYVVTLKSLEKSYIEKVRQQVDLLSKKAKERYLEASQQHREVDRIPLKYMASYLGITPQSLSRIRSEKVN
- the mnmA gene encoding tRNA 2-thiouridine(34) synthase MnmA is translated as MSKHGRILVAMSGGIDSSLAAVLLHEQGYEVIGMTMKTWDYASSGGTKKETGCCSLDSINDARNVAVQLGFPHYILDIRNEFGDYVIDHFTGEYLEGRTPNPCVLCNTHIKWDALLRRADKLDCEFIATGHYANLREGNGGPSHGRHIVSKGLDTWKDQSYVLWGVSQDSLARTKLPLGNFRKSEIREMAKERGFFELASKAESYEICFVPDNDYRGFLKRRIPTLEAEVAGGNFVDQEGKVLGTHEGYPFYTIGQRKGLGIALGYPAFVTEIRKDSNEVVLGRDRDLERTGMMVSQLNMQKYAELTQPLETITKIRYKHEGTPAIITQTGGQMEVRFHEPVTGVAPGQAAVFYEGDDVVGGGWITKALR
- a CDS encoding LiaI-LiaF-like domain-containing protein; this translates as MNAKNLLLGGFFVLLGILFLGRNLGWFDFHFGELFRLWPLLFVVLGVNMIWGKSNRNVTVATLILLAICVPLFIATKVRDRVRDNIHWNGSWDDDDHDDEAEESYENRDSERSGGKQYLAEPMTDSINAASFQLEGGAAEFTMGTTDKQLVEADGDLDMGNLSLKSTSVNGASEVILSMKGRKKWNWDDEHSHNNVAVRLNPQPLWNLDMKVGAGKADFDLTPFKVSKVSLHTGATEMDLKLGDKTDQTDVEVNAGVASVKIKVPQSVGCRITTRGALTEKDFNGFTRQGDAYETPGYAGAKKKINIRFEGGIAEWKVERY
- a CDS encoding LiaI-LiaF-like domain-containing protein: MTPSRVLVGLAFIAYGIIKLAEELGWFYIHWHSVRRYWPVALIVLGIWLLVRKKEEPPYDPPQATGSFPTDPAAPQPPQPPQPPADPFA
- a CDS encoding PspC domain-containing protein: MNRLERIPSHKMIGGVAAGLAAYLNVDVALVRVLFVLGAIFTHAPFVIAYIILWIALPKRVEGVYAVEVDTKPRTHNSKAWGIAAILFGSLFLLDEFTWFDWDKAWPLSLIVVGLVLIFKDQIKERIA